The following proteins are encoded in a genomic region of Trichocoleus desertorum ATA4-8-CV12:
- a CDS encoding PEP-CTERM sorting domain-containing protein — protein MKFFEKKDTESVPEPASLIGLLGIGAWGTSSAFKRKQRSQQL, from the coding sequence GTGAAGTTCTTTGAGAAGAAAGATACAGAATCTGTACCTGAACCAGCTTCTCTAATTGGGCTTTTAGGCATTGGAGCTTGGGGTACAAGTTCTGCATTCAAGCGCAAGCAGCGATCGCAACAACTGTAA
- the sds gene encoding solanesyl diphosphate synthase, whose protein sequence is MTSATSVFSTVETDLRVLTDNLKNLVGAHHPILYAAAEHLFGAGGKRLRPAIVFLISRATMPGQDITARHRRLAEITEMIHTASLVHDDVVDESEVRRGVPTVHSSFGNRIAVLAGDFLFAQSSWHLANLDNLEVVKLLSKVIMDMAEGEIQQGLNRFDTSLSIEAYLDKSYYKTASLIANSSKAAGVLSDVSSPMAESLYHYGRHIGLAFQIVDDIFDFTGSLEALGKPAGSDLKSGNLTAPVLFALKEKPVLEGLIEREFAHEGDLDQAIALISESNGMERSRELAAHHAQSAVACLSDLPPSESRQALTEMADYVLSRLH, encoded by the coding sequence ATGACCTCAGCTACATCTGTGTTCTCTACTGTCGAAACCGACCTACGGGTATTGACAGACAATCTAAAAAATTTAGTGGGTGCCCATCACCCCATTCTCTACGCTGCTGCCGAGCATCTATTTGGAGCAGGGGGAAAGCGGCTGAGGCCAGCGATCGTCTTTTTGATCTCGCGAGCGACTATGCCAGGTCAAGACATTACCGCTCGACATCGACGGCTGGCCGAAATCACTGAAATGATTCACACCGCTAGCCTCGTCCATGATGATGTCGTGGATGAATCGGAAGTTCGCCGGGGAGTCCCCACCGTCCACAGTAGCTTTGGAAATCGCATAGCGGTGCTGGCAGGCGACTTTCTCTTTGCTCAGTCTTCTTGGCATCTAGCTAACTTGGACAACTTAGAAGTCGTGAAGCTTCTGTCCAAAGTGATTATGGATATGGCAGAAGGCGAAATTCAGCAAGGATTGAATCGCTTTGACACTAGCTTGTCGATTGAAGCTTACTTAGACAAGAGTTACTACAAAACAGCTTCTCTGATCGCCAATAGTTCCAAGGCGGCGGGTGTGCTCAGCGATGTCTCCTCCCCAATGGCTGAGAGCCTATATCACTACGGTCGTCATATTGGCCTAGCCTTCCAAATTGTCGATGACATTTTTGACTTTACTGGCTCTTTGGAAGCTTTGGGGAAGCCTGCTGGCTCCGATTTAAAGAGTGGAAACCTGACGGCTCCAGTTCTATTTGCCCTTAAAGAAAAGCCTGTACTCGAAGGTTTGATCGAGCGGGAGTTTGCTCACGAAGGCGATCTAGACCAAGCGATCGCCCTGATTTCAGAGAGCAATGGTATGGAGCGATCGCGGGAGCTAGCCGCTCATCATGCTCAGAGTGCTGTGGCCTGCCTAAGCGACCTCCCCCCTTCCGAATCGCGCCAAGCTTTAACAGAAATGGCAGATTACGTGTTGAGTCGGTTACATTAA
- the hetZ gene encoding heterocyst differentiation protein HetZ, with translation MLGSWLAVDHHGEICRDVEAIFQLLFNELRLSTGASEQNCTDVAERLAQEVKRICTESKRIQASGEVETWAMTLARHRLTQCLTYYKLGSRRGRVELHSNLSAVIYRYISPPQAQSSYQARLTLIEDFLQGFYMEALNAFRRETQMPKAYCPKSLLELAEYMAFTERYAKRRIPLPGHRNQQLIILRAQTFSQQQPLETYVDIEQAAEGASQETDQAWNAASVQQLREQMVAQAPEPADDSLRHAVVTELMAYLEERQQSDCADYFALRLQDLPAHEIETILGLTPRQRDYLQQRFKYHLIRFALSHHWELVHQWLEADLEHNLGLTPQQWEAFQTQISSQQLRILQLKQQQLNNLAIAQDVGCTVTQIQKQWSQLLEQAWEIRNSLVSGASPSTDE, from the coding sequence ATGCTAGGGTCTTGGTTAGCTGTTGACCATCATGGGGAGATCTGCCGCGACGTGGAGGCAATTTTTCAGCTACTGTTTAATGAACTTAGGCTGTCAACGGGAGCGTCTGAGCAGAATTGTACGGATGTAGCAGAGCGTTTGGCGCAAGAAGTAAAAAGAATTTGCACTGAAAGTAAGCGGATTCAGGCTTCTGGAGAAGTGGAAACTTGGGCGATGACCTTAGCTCGGCATCGTCTGACTCAGTGTTTGACCTACTACAAGTTAGGGTCACGGCGAGGCCGAGTTGAGTTGCACAGTAACCTCAGCGCCGTGATCTATCGCTATATCAGCCCCCCTCAGGCACAATCCAGTTATCAAGCCCGACTGACCTTGATCGAGGATTTTCTGCAAGGGTTCTACATGGAGGCATTGAATGCCTTTCGGCGGGAAACTCAGATGCCAAAGGCTTACTGCCCCAAATCCTTGTTGGAGCTAGCCGAATACATGGCCTTTACAGAGCGCTACGCGAAGCGCCGGATTCCCTTGCCAGGGCATCGAAATCAGCAGTTGATTATTCTGCGAGCCCAAACTTTCTCGCAACAGCAACCTTTAGAAACTTACGTAGATATTGAGCAAGCCGCAGAAGGAGCTTCTCAAGAAACGGATCAAGCTTGGAACGCAGCCTCGGTACAACAACTGCGTGAGCAAATGGTAGCTCAAGCTCCAGAACCCGCCGATGATAGTCTGCGTCATGCAGTTGTTACAGAGCTAATGGCTTACCTGGAGGAGCGGCAGCAGAGCGATTGTGCGGATTACTTTGCTTTGCGATTACAAGATTTACCTGCCCATGAAATTGAAACAATTTTAGGTTTAACCCCTCGTCAGAGGGATTACCTCCAGCAGCGATTTAAGTACCATTTAATTCGATTTGCGCTTTCTCACCATTGGGAATTGGTGCATCAGTGGCTAGAAGCTGACTTAGAACATAATCTAGGTTTGACACCACAGCAGTGGGAGGCTTTTCAGACGCAAATCAGTTCACAACAGCTTAGAATATTGCAGTTAAAACAACAGCAATTGAACAATCTCGCGATCGCTCAAGACGTTGGGTGCACAGTAACTCAAATCCAAAAACAGTGGTCTCAGTTGCTAGAGCAAGCTTGGGAAATTCGCAATAGCCTAGTGTCCGGAGCAAGTCCATCTACAGATGAATAG
- a CDS encoding DUF3488 and DUF4129 domain-containing transglutaminase family protein codes for MSNSPGVRQRRGIPVWQQLQQRLAAMPTVEVEDSILLRVLVQLLVTVGIVATDLAARDAVAEWPITSYWAIPLSLLGATWSWYRRRDRNIPTKFCLAIGMLVTLLAFFVRLFGELNDTRLALAQLLIQLQVLHSFDLPRRKDLGYSMVIGLILLGVAGTLSQTLAFGPFLLVFVAIALPVLILDYRSRLGLVFQGWKLRGADLAPKRLGVFLLVVVSLGLIIFAFLPRLPGYQLRTFPVSAPVDFQGQFDTSRILNPGYVRGGRGGGEEGEGEGSGTETGQRGQGRGKGKIDDTYYYGFDTQINQNLRGQMKPQVLMRVRSQAEGFWRVVAFDRYTGQGWEISRNDQAETIDRSRWSYQFFLPRPVILGRDKEVVQTYTIVAEELPNVIPAMAWAKELYFPTRQVAVDPEGSLRSPLALVEGFTYTVISEVPYRNRTLLSKAATNYPEAIRKNYLQIPPEIAAKVRQKTQEILAAAPNPLTAPSEQALYLAQYLKQRYTIQPDLAFLEDNDDLVEAFLFRFEGGYPDHFSTVLTVMLRSIGIPARLVTGFAPGEFNPFTGLYVVRNTDAYAMTEVYFPKYGWFAFDPIPGHELIPPSVEENQTFSVLRKFWQWVAGWLPSPVTGILSGLFNAIAAILARTVGWFLGLFSKGWLGLFTGLIVAVGLAFLGWLGWTGWRNWRYQRWLAKLPPMESLYQQMLAWLATQGFHKRPAQTPLEYAQQWYSHPSPEYSQTIAAISHAYVGWRYGGQTANVRQLQQQFRNLKKQQAKRSLSIWQLRNRRMLQRTR; via the coding sequence ATGTCTAACTCACCTGGGGTACGGCAACGGCGGGGCATCCCAGTTTGGCAGCAGCTACAGCAACGCTTGGCGGCAATGCCAACTGTCGAGGTGGAAGATTCAATCTTACTGCGGGTGCTTGTACAATTACTGGTCACGGTGGGGATTGTCGCAACGGATCTGGCTGCTAGGGATGCGGTGGCAGAATGGCCCATTACTAGTTATTGGGCAATACCACTGAGTTTGTTGGGAGCCACTTGGAGCTGGTATCGTCGTCGCGATCGCAATATTCCGACAAAATTTTGCTTAGCCATTGGCATGTTAGTGACGCTACTGGCTTTTTTTGTGCGTTTATTTGGCGAGCTGAACGATACTCGCTTAGCACTCGCCCAATTGCTGATTCAACTCCAGGTTTTGCATAGCTTCGATCTGCCGCGTCGTAAAGACTTAGGCTACTCGATGGTAATTGGTCTAATTCTGCTAGGCGTGGCGGGTACTCTTAGCCAAACACTAGCATTCGGGCCATTTTTACTTGTATTTGTAGCGATCGCCTTACCCGTCCTCATCTTAGATTACCGCTCTCGTTTGGGATTGGTATTCCAAGGCTGGAAACTTCGGGGTGCTGACCTGGCCCCTAAGCGTTTGGGTGTTTTTCTTCTAGTGGTTGTGAGCTTAGGACTGATTATCTTTGCCTTTTTGCCTAGGCTTCCAGGTTATCAATTGCGTACGTTTCCGGTCAGTGCTCCCGTGGACTTCCAAGGTCAATTTGACACCAGCCGGATTCTGAATCCTGGTTATGTGCGGGGGGGACGCGGTGGAGGCGAAGAAGGAGAAGGAGAGGGCTCTGGCACTGAGACGGGACAGCGAGGACAAGGTCGAGGCAAAGGCAAGATAGACGACACCTATTACTATGGGTTCGATACCCAAATTAACCAGAACTTGCGTGGACAGATGAAACCCCAAGTTTTGATGCGGGTGCGATCGCAAGCAGAAGGTTTTTGGCGAGTTGTCGCCTTCGATCGCTATACCGGACAAGGCTGGGAAATTTCGCGAAATGATCAGGCAGAGACAATCGATCGCTCTCGGTGGTCTTATCAGTTTTTCCTGCCTCGGCCCGTTATTTTGGGCAGAGACAAGGAAGTAGTTCAAACCTATACGATCGTAGCGGAAGAACTACCGAACGTAATTCCAGCGATGGCTTGGGCCAAGGAACTTTACTTCCCAACTCGTCAGGTTGCTGTAGATCCAGAAGGTAGTTTGCGATCGCCCTTAGCCTTAGTAGAGGGTTTTACCTACACAGTGATTTCGGAAGTGCCTTACCGCAACCGAACGTTGCTAAGCAAAGCTGCCACCAACTATCCAGAAGCGATACGGAAAAACTATCTCCAAATTCCACCAGAGATCGCGGCTAAGGTACGGCAGAAAACACAAGAAATTTTAGCTGCTGCTCCGAATCCACTCACCGCTCCTTCTGAACAGGCGCTTTATTTGGCTCAGTACCTGAAGCAGCGCTACACGATCCAGCCTGATTTAGCTTTTCTGGAAGATAACGACGACTTAGTTGAAGCGTTTCTATTTCGTTTTGAAGGCGGATACCCAGACCATTTCTCGACGGTGCTAACTGTTATGTTGCGATCGATCGGAATTCCTGCTCGATTGGTGACTGGCTTTGCTCCAGGAGAATTTAACCCCTTCACTGGGTTGTATGTGGTCCGCAACACTGATGCCTATGCCATGACGGAGGTTTACTTTCCCAAGTATGGTTGGTTTGCGTTTGACCCAATTCCTGGGCATGAGCTGATTCCTCCCTCTGTGGAAGAAAACCAAACTTTTAGTGTGCTGCGGAAGTTTTGGCAGTGGGTAGCGGGTTGGTTGCCTTCTCCGGTGACTGGTATTCTCAGTGGTTTGTTTAATGCGATCGCGGCTATCCTGGCTCGGACTGTAGGCTGGTTTCTTGGCCTCTTCTCCAAAGGTTGGTTGGGTTTATTTACAGGCCTAATTGTGGCCGTTGGTCTAGCTTTTCTGGGTTGGTTGGGTTGGACGGGATGGCGAAATTGGCGCTATCAACGTTGGTTGGCCAAACTGCCACCGATGGAAAGCCTATATCAACAAATGCTGGCTTGGTTAGCAACCCAAGGCTTCCACAAGCGACCCGCCCAAACGCCTTTGGAATATGCTCAGCAATGGTACAGCCACCCCTCACCAGAATATAGCCAGACCATTGCGGCAATCTCACATGCCTATGTGGGCTGGCGCTATGGAGGTCAAACTGCGAACGTAAGGCAACTGCAGCAGCAATTTCGCAATTTGAAGAAACAGCAAGCCAAGCGATCGCTTAGTATTTGGCAACTGAGAAACCGACGGATGTTGCAGAGAACCCGCTAG
- a CDS encoding M1 family metallopeptidase: MLQSFFDSDQNSHKSFELPGARPHYNPDRPGQVEHIFLDLTLDIPKQSYQGTCTIRLNPVCNGLDRLTLDAVNLNIQSVKIGAIEQVFETDGEQLSIRLQQPTEAGKPLELAIAYSVKKPQRGLYFIQPDKHYPNKPVQVWTQGEDEDSRFWFPCFDYPGQLASSEIRVRVPKQLTAISNGELISTEVEGDSKIYHWLQQQVHPTYLMTLAVGDFAEIRDEWQGKPVPYYVEKGREADARRSMGKTPRMMEFLSQKYGYPYPFPKYAQVCVDDFIFGGMENTSTTLLTDRCLLDERAALDNRSTESLVCHELAHQWFGDLVVIKHWSHAWLKEGMASYSEVMWTEQEYGAEEAAYYRLNEARNYIAEDSARYRRPIVTHVYREAIELYDRHLYEKGACVYHMIRAELGDDLFWKAIATFVNDNAHQTVETIDLLRAIEKATGRNLLFLFDQYVFRGGHPDYKVSYTWDGDSKLAKITITQTQAKSNDNGSRNELFDLKLPIAFGYVEGEEKSFKTFTVRVHEREQTFYFPLEEKPQFVSFDQGNHVLKTVSLEYPVAELKAQLQHDPDPISRIYAAEALAKKGGLEAVTALSEALKRDRFWGVRAEIAKQLADVKLDQAFAGLVTGLKDEVAQVRRAVVEALASIKTSESYKALKPIVEKGDPSYYVEAAAIRAIGGIAASNLHEKPKDDKVMKLLKTVLAERSGWNEVVRSGAIAGLSQMKTSEAALNLILEYTAPGVPQSLRLAAIRALGGISSGQTNVNLERILERLSELSRETFFLTQVAVAAALGQMETLKAISILQALADQTPDGRVRRIAEEAVQRVQKHAGSDKAVKQLREELDQLKQENQDLKSRLEALEAKAK; encoded by the coding sequence ATGTTGCAGTCGTTTTTTGATTCCGACCAAAACAGCCATAAGTCATTCGAGTTACCCGGTGCTCGACCTCACTACAATCCCGATCGCCCCGGTCAAGTAGAGCACATCTTCCTAGATCTAACTCTCGACATTCCTAAACAGTCCTACCAAGGCACTTGCACCATTCGTCTGAATCCAGTTTGCAATGGCCTCGATCGCCTAACTCTGGATGCAGTGAACTTAAATATTCAATCGGTGAAGATTGGCGCAATTGAGCAAGTCTTTGAAACCGATGGAGAACAACTATCCATTCGATTACAGCAACCGACCGAAGCAGGTAAGCCGCTGGAGTTAGCGATCGCCTACAGTGTCAAAAAACCTCAGCGCGGCCTTTACTTTATTCAACCAGATAAGCATTATCCTAATAAACCCGTTCAAGTCTGGACCCAAGGAGAGGATGAAGACTCTCGCTTCTGGTTTCCCTGCTTCGATTACCCAGGCCAATTGGCTAGCTCTGAAATTCGGGTGAGGGTGCCGAAGCAGTTGACTGCAATCTCGAATGGTGAGTTGATCAGCACTGAGGTTGAGGGCGATAGCAAGATTTATCATTGGCTGCAACAGCAGGTACATCCGACTTATTTAATGACCTTAGCAGTTGGAGATTTTGCCGAGATTCGAGACGAATGGCAAGGGAAGCCTGTACCTTACTACGTAGAGAAGGGGCGCGAAGCAGATGCCCGCCGAAGCATGGGCAAAACTCCTCGAATGATGGAGTTTCTTAGCCAGAAATATGGCTATCCCTATCCTTTTCCGAAGTATGCTCAGGTTTGCGTCGATGACTTCATCTTCGGCGGCATGGAAAACACTTCCACCACGCTCTTGACCGATCGCTGTCTTCTCGATGAGCGAGCCGCTTTAGATAATCGCAGCACCGAAAGCTTGGTCTGCCACGAACTAGCTCACCAGTGGTTTGGGGATTTGGTGGTAATCAAGCACTGGTCTCATGCTTGGCTCAAAGAAGGCATGGCTTCCTACTCCGAAGTCATGTGGACAGAACAAGAATACGGAGCAGAAGAAGCTGCTTACTATCGCCTGAACGAAGCTCGCAACTATATTGCAGAAGACAGCGCCCGTTACCGTCGCCCCATCGTTACTCACGTTTATCGAGAAGCGATCGAACTCTACGATCGCCACCTCTACGAAAAGGGAGCTTGTGTCTATCACATGATCCGGGCGGAGCTAGGAGATGACTTGTTTTGGAAAGCGATCGCCACCTTCGTCAACGACAACGCCCACCAAACCGTAGAAACCATTGATTTATTACGGGCGATCGAGAAAGCAACCGGACGCAACTTGCTATTTCTCTTTGATCAATACGTGTTTCGTGGTGGACATCCCGACTACAAAGTCAGCTACACCTGGGATGGCGATAGCAAGTTAGCCAAGATCACCATCACTCAAACTCAAGCGAAGAGTAATGATAACGGTAGTCGAAATGAGCTGTTTGATCTGAAACTGCCGATCGCGTTTGGGTATGTAGAAGGTGAGGAGAAGAGCTTCAAAACCTTCACGGTGCGAGTCCATGAGCGGGAGCAAACTTTTTACTTCCCCCTAGAAGAGAAACCCCAGTTCGTCAGCTTTGACCAGGGCAATCATGTCCTCAAAACTGTTTCACTGGAATACCCCGTCGCTGAACTCAAAGCCCAGCTTCAGCATGACCCAGACCCCATCTCTCGAATTTATGCCGCCGAAGCTTTAGCCAAGAAAGGTGGGTTGGAAGCAGTTACCGCTCTATCAGAAGCACTCAAGCGCGATCGCTTTTGGGGAGTTCGAGCAGAAATTGCTAAGCAACTAGCAGACGTAAAGCTAGACCAAGCATTTGCAGGATTGGTCACAGGACTAAAGGATGAAGTGGCCCAAGTTCGTCGAGCCGTCGTTGAAGCCTTAGCTAGCATCAAGACTTCTGAGAGCTATAAAGCCCTAAAACCAATCGTCGAAAAAGGCGACCCCAGCTACTATGTCGAAGCCGCTGCAATTCGGGCGATCGGTGGAATTGCTGCTTCTAACTTGCATGAAAAGCCTAAGGATGACAAGGTAATGAAGCTGCTGAAGACAGTCCTAGCAGAACGCTCAGGCTGGAATGAAGTCGTGCGCTCCGGGGCGATCGCAGGATTGAGCCAGATGAAAACTTCAGAAGCAGCTTTGAATTTGATCTTGGAGTACACCGCTCCTGGAGTACCCCAATCCCTACGTCTCGCTGCCATCCGAGCTTTAGGAGGCATCTCTTCTGGTCAAACCAACGTGAATTTGGAGCGGATCTTAGAACGTCTCAGCGAGTTGTCACGGGAAACTTTCTTTCTGACTCAAGTGGCGGTAGCAGCAGCTCTGGGGCAGATGGAAACGCTCAAAGCGATTTCAATTCTCCAGGCTCTCGCCGATCAAACCCCAGACGGTCGCGTGCGTCGCATTGCTGAAGAAGCAGTCCAAAGGGTTCAGAAGCATGCTGGCTCCGATAAGGCTGTGAAGCAACTGCGTGAAGAACTAGATCAACTGAAACAAGAGAACCAGGATCTAAAGAGTCGCTTAGAAGCATTAGAAGCCAAAGCGAAGTAA
- a CDS encoding metallothionein — translation MTAVSQMKCACDSCLCIVSPNEQAVQRDGKYYCSDACADGHANGEGCGHTGCECH, via the coding sequence ATGACTGCTGTATCTCAAATGAAGTGCGCTTGTGACTCTTGTCTCTGTATCGTCTCGCCCAACGAGCAAGCAGTCCAGAGAGATGGCAAGTACTATTGCAGCGATGCTTGTGCAGACGGGCATGCTAATGGAGAAGGCTGTGGTCACACAGGCTGTGAGTGCCACTAA
- a CDS encoding DUF2862 domain-containing protein, whose protein sequence is MEVGQKVRVRRLRDRVPPAVINKLGQTGTIRDFRMVDNSGVGVLVEFDDKFATWFFEDEVQVVQ, encoded by the coding sequence ATGGAAGTCGGTCAAAAAGTACGAGTTCGCCGTTTGAGAGATCGCGTCCCTCCCGCTGTAATCAACAAACTAGGACAAACTGGTACCATTCGTGATTTTCGGATGGTAGATAACAGCGGCGTGGGTGTGCTCGTGGAGTTTGATGATAAGTTTGCTACTTGGTTTTTTGAGGATGAAGTGCAAGTAGTTCAGTAA
- a CDS encoding ArsA family ATPase — MSLILTFLGKGGTGRTTVAIATAKRFAGQGKRVLLVGQDPGPNLGWLLGTALTADPQEIAPNLQAVQFQSATLLERSWEEVKKIEAQYLRTPILKAVFGQELGVLPGMDSALALNALREYDASGQYDVIVYDGTGDQTTLRMLGMPEVLSWYVRRFRKVFTDSDLGRTILESPFVQPLVSTVLNVSWSPDNWAQPTNQVSNILDEGKAAVNNPHRVAAYLVTTADPAAIATARYLWGSAQQIGLTVGGVILNQAMVSHAIAQTLTTEFDPLTTHAFPVRTGDDWQPLMDALPDFSQADQAPRAIAVNVAERKVALFLPGFDKKQVKLSQNGPEITIEAGDQRRNISLPPELSGKPVTGAKFQDGYLVISF, encoded by the coding sequence ATGTCCCTAATTTTGACGTTTTTGGGAAAAGGTGGTACGGGTCGGACAACGGTTGCGATCGCCACTGCCAAACGCTTTGCTGGTCAAGGTAAGCGAGTTTTGCTCGTCGGTCAAGATCCTGGCCCAAATCTGGGTTGGCTCTTGGGAACTGCTTTGACGGCTGACCCCCAAGAAATTGCCCCCAATCTACAGGCTGTGCAGTTTCAAAGCGCCACTCTCCTAGAGCGCAGTTGGGAAGAAGTCAAAAAGATAGAAGCTCAGTACTTACGGACTCCTATCTTAAAGGCTGTATTTGGTCAAGAATTGGGCGTTCTCCCTGGCATGGATAGCGCTTTAGCCCTCAATGCGCTGCGCGAGTACGATGCCAGCGGTCAGTATGATGTCATTGTTTACGATGGCACAGGCGACCAGACTACCCTGCGGATGCTAGGGATGCCCGAGGTTCTGAGCTGGTATGTACGCCGCTTCCGTAAAGTTTTTACCGATTCCGATCTAGGTAGAACGATCTTAGAATCGCCTTTTGTTCAGCCTTTAGTCAGCACCGTTCTCAACGTCAGTTGGTCACCCGATAATTGGGCTCAGCCTACCAATCAGGTGAGCAATATATTAGACGAAGGGAAAGCTGCCGTTAACAATCCTCACCGGGTGGCTGCCTACTTGGTCACTACCGCAGATCCAGCGGCGATCGCCACGGCTCGTTATCTCTGGGGCAGTGCTCAACAAATTGGCCTGACAGTCGGTGGGGTGATTCTGAATCAAGCAATGGTGAGTCACGCGATCGCGCAAACGCTAACCACTGAGTTTGATCCCCTCACAACTCATGCTTTTCCAGTACGAACCGGAGATGATTGGCAGCCGCTGATGGACGCTTTGCCCGACTTTAGCCAAGCCGATCAAGCACCAAGAGCGATCGCGGTGAATGTGGCTGAGCGCAAGGTTGCTCTCTTTCTCCCAGGCTTTGACAAAAAGCAAGTCAAGCTCTCGCAGAACGGCCCTGAAATCACTATTGAGGCAGGTGATCAGCGACGTAATATTTCATTGCCACCTGAATTGAGTGGCAAACCCGTGACAGGTGCCAAATTCCAAGATGGTTACCTAGTCATCTCGTTTTAA
- the chlG gene encoding chlorophyll synthase ChlG — translation MSDPTPLPPDSNISPAAEVAEVQDAAAKLDVQANTPAPLSPTAPEATRSAKARQLLGMKGAEAGETSIWKIRLQLMKPITWIPLIWGVVCGAASGGNFRWSLECVLISAACMLMSGPMLTGYTQTINDFYDRDLDAINEPYRPIPSGAISLPQVQVQIWALLLGGVGIAYALDQWAGHAFPTITVLALGGSFVSYIYSAPPLKLKQNGWLGNYALGASYIALPWWAGHALFGDLNPTIVLLTLFYSFSGLGIAIVNDFKSVEGDRQLGLKSLPVMFGVATAAWICVLMIDVFQLGVAAYLLSIHQNLYAVILLLLVIPQITFQDMYFLRDPLKNDVKYQASAQPFLVLGMLVAALALGHAGV, via the coding sequence ATGTCTGACCCAACTCCCTTACCTCCAGACTCCAATATTTCTCCCGCAGCTGAGGTAGCAGAAGTTCAAGATGCTGCTGCCAAGCTAGATGTGCAAGCGAATACCCCTGCCCCTTTGAGCCCAACGGCTCCAGAAGCTACACGGAGTGCCAAAGCCCGACAACTCCTGGGTATGAAAGGGGCGGAAGCAGGAGAAACCTCAATTTGGAAGATTCGCCTGCAACTGATGAAGCCGATCACCTGGATTCCTTTAATCTGGGGCGTAGTCTGCGGGGCAGCTTCTGGTGGAAATTTTCGCTGGAGCCTAGAGTGTGTCTTAATCTCAGCGGCTTGTATGTTGATGTCAGGGCCGATGCTAACGGGCTACACCCAGACCATCAATGATTTCTATGACCGAGATCTAGACGCCATCAACGAACCCTACCGCCCGATTCCTTCTGGAGCCATTTCGTTGCCGCAAGTGCAGGTGCAAATTTGGGCACTGCTCCTAGGGGGTGTTGGCATTGCTTATGCGCTCGATCAGTGGGCAGGGCATGCGTTTCCCACCATTACAGTGCTAGCTCTAGGTGGCTCCTTTGTGTCTTATATTTATTCCGCGCCACCCCTCAAGCTAAAGCAAAATGGTTGGTTGGGTAACTATGCGTTGGGGGCGAGTTACATCGCGTTGCCTTGGTGGGCGGGGCATGCTCTATTTGGCGATCTCAATCCCACGATTGTGTTGTTGACTTTGTTTTACAGTTTTTCGGGCTTGGGAATTGCGATCGTAAATGACTTCAAAAGTGTGGAGGGCGATCGCCAGTTAGGATTGAAGTCTTTGCCCGTAATGTTTGGAGTTGCCACCGCTGCCTGGATCTGCGTGCTGATGATTGATGTGTTTCAACTGGGCGTTGCGGCTTATTTACTCAGCATTCACCAAAATCTATACGCTGTGATTTTGCTATTGCTGGTAATTCCTCAAATCACGTTCCAAGATATGTACTTTTTGCGCGATCCGCTCAAGAATGACGTGAAGTATCAAGCTAGTGCTCAGCCCTTTTTAGTGTTGGGGATGCTAGTCGCTGCTCTAGCCCTGGGTCATGCTGGAGTTTAG